A stretch of DNA from Anopheles nili chromosome 2, idAnoNiliSN_F5_01, whole genome shotgun sequence:
GCAACCACCAACGACGCCTGTTAGCGTACCGAAAAAAGCGCGCTACCTTCAGCAGCGACATCTGGCGGAGCAATCGGCGGGAGTTGCAGAACCACCTTCCTCGCCGTTATCGGCCTCCGTGCAGCAAACCTTAGCGTCCTCGCCTACGGGTAatgtgcatttgcattcggcTCAAACGAGCGGTACGCCGCCGCAACATATTATGCCTCCGAATAGCGTTGGAATTTTGTCCCAACAACatcaggagcagcagcaacaccagcagcaacaacagcaacaacagcagcagcagcaacacgcaATCATGCAACAGTCGtactatcatcatcatcatcatcctcaccaccaccaccaccatcatcatacGCATCCTCATCAAGCTCAGCAACCGCATCCAcagttgcagctgcagcatcaacagcagcatcacacaacaacacaacatcACAATGCTCACCTGCAACAACATTTGCattcgcagcagcaacaatccgACGATGTGGCTCCATTTAGCCTGTACGATTTGCACCTGCGAAGGCAACGGTGGTAAACCATCACTgtggtgctgatgatgatgatgatgatacgCCTTGATatacgtttttatttccttcctcCCGATTCTTTATTTATCCCTGTACGGAGAATGTGCCATTGTTGTCACTGGGGATGTTTAACGTCCGGTAGGACATACCCCGACTAGAGAAGGGGTATGCTATGGTATGCGGGTCGAAAACACAGAGCTAAGCTTGAGATGTTTAGCCTCGATGTTTATGTATGTACCtgctagctctctctctcctttacGCTCTCACTTGCTTTCTCCCTGTTAGTTGTTTCACATATTCCAACAATTCCAGCGCGGGGTGCTACCAGAGTTTCTAATCGCTAAACACAAACCACACACTACTGCTACACTGCAAGAGAATCGGTCGGGCGCGCCCCACTAATACGGAACGCTTGTAGTTTCTCTCTCCGCCAATTATCCTATGACTCCAAAATCCAAATTCACTTGTTTGCTGGCGAACGAGCTCGCTAGTGATGAGGAAAAACGTCCTCCCAGCCCGGTCTGTTGTagtaaacgaacaaaaaaagagaaaggatGTTATACTGTaagcgtgcgtgtatgtgtgtgtgtaaagtAACTTGCTACACAAAACacaagacaaacaaaaacaaatactcAACGATATTGGTTTGCAATCTCtgtgataaaaattaaacttaaGATCGGCTGGAGCGACTGCTTCCGATCACTAACGAGCTCTCCTTTTGCTTGAAGGAAAAGGACGAATTCACGCAAACATGGCGCGGTACCGATCGCTCTGTTTGTACGGCGTTCCAGTGCTAACCTCTACTGGTTTtaagggggatgaaaaaagagCTCTCTGTTATATGCTGGGACTGCGTAGGAACTGCTACTAGACGGATAAGGACACCCGCCACAGTGGCAGGTGAAAAAGGTACTCGTTGGTCGCTAGTTTGAGGTACTTTTAGGGATAGCTATTGCCCACAACAGAAATCAAATGACATCTGATCACATCGGAGGTgccatttgtttgaaaatatgcaaaggattgaattaattttttgcGCTAGCTGAGGAACCAGTGTTTAAttgaaaagcagcagcatggAATTGAGATCGATAGTTGTAAATAGTGAGGGACGTCGctaggcgaaaaagaaaaagattatTTAAAGAGAAGATGATCGCTCGCGGATCCACAAACACGAGCAGACAGAGAGATTTAGTGATAGCagatttttctcgttttgtggGGGGAGTCATTTTAAGGCCAGCTTGAACACCCGGTTCAGCGTTTAAGGGATGCCGCAATCTCGTTACTGCGCCCCGTGCCGTGCAGGTGATGCAAGGGATTTTGTACTAAACCATAACGTAGGCGCAAGGGACAATATTTTGGCAAACCTAGCTGGAATAGGCGAGTGGGTTTTGTTTAATCGCTTACCTGGCATAGCCGGAATCACAACTAGCGTGCCGAATCATGCGCCATCGATGATGAGCGGGGGAAAAGTAACAAAAGTATATATGCCATAAAGTGATCGGCCGCGACAGATGTcgaattgtttaaattttaaagcaaaaggTAGTGTAGCATGCGCAGCCGGAGGATATAGAAAAGACTCACAGACAAGGACGttcggtttgtgtttttttgttctttgtaTCTTTtgccgtttattttattttcttcattaaATTCACCGCAGTcatatatttgtatattttcacAAGGCGGCTAATGACAGATAGCTTTAGGAGTTATTGTGGCATGGCGATAGTTATTATTGTGAAGGGCTGGGCAGCAGCAGGTGCCGCACGATCTGTGGTTTGTAGAGGTTCGCTTCGTTAAGACCGAAAGGAGGAAAGACGAGAGCAAAGACGGGCGGAGAGGAGCACGTTGTGAAATTTTGAAGAGAATATAAAGCCTTTgattttatgatacaaatgaATTCGATTagttatttgtttctttctttcgttaaGTAAAGCGTAACAGAGGTAGCACCCCGGGGGGAAATGGAATATTTGTTTtggaaacatgaaaataaactAGTGAAACAACGAGCACGGGCGAACTTTGCTTGCCGGAGACTGAGCTTTCGTTGAATCTGTAAATACGATCAACGCAGGATATCGAAATAGCAAGCGCGATCATTACTCGATCGCGGACATcacccacaaaacccacccaagaACCAGTTGGGTGCAGCTAGAAAAGCTGCCTTTGGTTCCTCATTATCCAAATTTCGAGACGACTTTTCCACTTGCGTGTTGCTACTTCTGTTACGTTCGATCCGAACAAGAATCGCGGTTGAAACCCGttccgaacaaaacaaaaatcaaactgaACGCGAGGAAAGGTCTGCAGCTCTTGTGCaatgatgctgttgctgaagGATAGCGCGCTAAAACGATgcgggaaaaaggataaaGTATCTTCGAGGGAGAGCAAGGCGCGTTCTTCCGGGATATCGCCCGAGTGGTAAATATAacttaacatttttttatatacatCAAAGGCTCCGATCCTCTCATTGTCCCACAACGACGTCCAACGACGAATCGGcgcgcgaaagcgaaagcggtACAGCTGCAGCAGGACATAATTGTGCATTCCACAACGCACGACTCGAATGCGCGAACGTTAGATGACCTAGACGAAATGGCCGGCTTTGGGAacgattccgattccgatccTGCCTGGACACCAGATGTAAATAAGGTACGCGTGTCTTACCACGATCCTACAACGGATGATTTgtttaatgcatttttaaaccGTTCTTTCAGGATGTTGACGATGAAGACGAGATGTTCTTGGATGGGAAGAgaaagatgaagaaaataaaaaatgtcctTAACGAGAGCGGTGATCGGCAATCGGTGAAGCATTCGCAGGCACGTTCGAACATTCTCTCAGGTCTGTATCCTTTGGTTACTCTTTGTGCCAGCTGGAAAATCGTTGGCATAGGATTGTTCCTATTTTAGCTTAATTGCTCGTTCTGCAACATTCTTTGATATCGGTGTTGTGAAATAACATTTATCGTATAGCCAAAATTAGTTATCGTACATCCAAATTCTATTATTAGTGAGCATCTGCAGCACAAAACAGATTTAACTTATAACAATTggcaattaatttaaatagttttgtttgcttaactTCATTGAACTGTCTCAATACACTGCATTTCATCATATGCTTTACCATGTACTATTTACCATTCTACTCGTACTGCTCCCAATATTGCTTATACGTTACATGCGCTCCGTGTCTGTTTCCATCTGTAAAATAATTCATCATTCATCATCAAATACCTCTTGACGCTGTGGAACTAACCGTGTCCTGCCGCCGACGGTAATTTATCTATGTGCCCAATGTACAATTAAGCGGATATTCTTAGTtcgagtgtttttttaaaaCTATCAACAATCGTACGTTAGAGATACTGACTCGCGTGACTAAACCCTTGCTTCCTCATTCTTGCAGTTGCGGCAGCAGGCGCAGGTATAGCCGATTTCGATTACGGTAGTGAAGATGAGACGAATCCGAACGGTACGGGTGGTGTACCCGGTTCGATCCATTCGCAAACGATGGCGGGAATGCAGCAGCAAAGCGCATCATCGAACCATCAACACCAGATGCATCAACACGTGCAATCAATGCCGTCAATGCCACAGCTCGGTGGACAACAGGAGCATGGCCAGCAAATAGTGCTCTatccccagcagcagcaacagcaagcaaacaaCTCCCTCCAAAATGTGCCATCGCAGTACAATGTGCAGCAACAGTCACAGCAAACATACAATGCCGCCGGAAGCAACGTTATTGCTAGCGTGACGTCTCAAACCAGTACTCATCCTAGAAGCAGTTGGGACTTTCAGGTCAGTAGTGTGCAGAATTCCAGCTTATGCATCGCTTTATTTCACttatttcatcgttttgcgTTTACCTTCCACAGGTGGGTGATTTCGTAGCGGAGCATGCCGACATGGGCCAGGATTATCCTCCGATATGGCGCGTTGATGGTAAAATGCTGCTGCAAAAGTACGAACCATTTAACGATCAGAGCGGAAAAGTTCTCTACCGGCATGTAACGACGGTAAGCCATGTGATGCGTGTTCTCTTGTTCGAATGTTAAACTAATTTTCCGTACGTTTAACCTCTCGCAGTACTCAGCGTGGAATGAAGATTCGAAGAAAGGGTACGTCCGAATTCCGGTCCGTTTCCGGGTGCACAATCAACTCGAATCGATCGTTGAGTTTATGCGAAACGAAATGCCTGCTGCTGTGGTTCCAGCGACTGGAGCTGGTGTAGCTTCCGGCAGCCAGAACCATATGCTGGAGAAAGCGATGGACGATACGAAGGCTTACCAGGACGTGTTCGAGGTGTACATACAAACGCTGATATCGCAAGCGTTGGATTCGAACTTTTTGAAGGAAATTTTTCAAGAACAAGGTAACAGAGAAGGTGACTGACGGGTTGAAAAAACAAGCCGAAAGATTGATTCCTTCCTATCATTTTCCGTAGATGAATATTTCCTCTCGAGGGTAAAGACAATCGACAGCCTTACGGAGGATCGCCGACGACGCCTCATCCAGATAACGCCCTGGCCGCGTAACATCATCACCTCACTGGCCATATTCCCGGCGTATGACATCATGACCGAGCTGGGACACGCGTCGCTCAACATGATGCAGCACTGTACGGCCTGCCATCAGCCCGGTACTGCGGTGCGAATCACGCTACAGGGTCAAACGTACAACAGTGCCACGTTGGCGCCCACGGATTCGCAATATTGCGAAAAGAACTTCCAACTGTGCAGAACGTGCTCCGGACGGTTCGAGCTGCTCCACAAGATCTGCCACCAGAAGTACATGATGTTCGTGGAGTGTGCCAAGCGCGTCAATCAACAGATCGCAACCGACTCCAGCAAGGCAGCGACCGTTATCCTGAATGAGCTGCTTGCCGACGAACATTGGCTCACGATGGTGAATGCAAAGAGACTCTACATGCTGGGCTGGACGCACACTAACACCAAGCGGGGTATTCTTGTTTATTACAGCTTTTCAAAGAAGTCCGCAGCATTTGGGCCGACATCGAGTACTTGGAGAAGCAGTATCGTCTTCAAGGCACTTCACAATAGTAGGAAGCGCGCATCTGGAAGCTTCGATCCAAAGTCAAAAGCATATAGTACTACGTAATGCAAATCAGACGATCGCACGCGGTAAGATGACGAAAACAACCCATGAGAATGAAGGTTATTTTGATCCCCGTTTTCTCACACACTACTCATCCGACTAACATCCGTCAAGCGCGTCCTGCTTGGAGCGCAAATCACTCACATCGCAACCACATTCGAATCACAAACCGGAAGATTCTTCCTTCTTCGACCGATCTGTAAACTACATCATTTACTTCTGATTTCTTATTTCGAAAGCATTGCAAAAGCAATGTTACTTCACATCTCATCGTACTGACGCCGCTTTTATATGTTTGTAATTACTCAGCAACGCAGGAGCATCTGTGTAATGATTGAATTATGATCGCGCATATGTCCTGTTTCAGATCGCGCCCGCCAAGGCAATACCACAAGCCTCTACTTGATGTGTATAGCTCATGTAAAGTGTACGACAAAATTTAAACGATAGGTTAATTTtaggagagagaaaataaatcatgaaCGCTTCCATAAACGGTGTGCGAATGCGATTCTTCTCGTACGCCCTTGCTAGTTCCGTTTGGTGatatggaaaaagaaaaaaaaacatgaaaacacCGTGATTATATTTCGCAAATTGCTTTAACTTGTTTCACGTCTCTCGTAACGCAGAATATGACTAGTACTGCTTTATTCTAGGGCTTCTTCTAAAATTAATCCCGCTCTTCACGGGTCGCAGTTATCTTATCTCGTGGATTTCGCATCGCCACAGTAACAAACCGCCAGGGATAACGCGTGGCAACACGGTGCTACACGGGTAACTATCCGATTTTGCGGTCACCCGCGTGCACGAAGCCGCGAAAATAATTCACTCTGGAAGGATAAATATTCACTGTCTTGGTACGGTCTTGTTCCACTTGCTGTTTGGAAGATAACGAGAAGAACGGTTAAGGTACGGAGCATAGTAAAAACGGGAATAGAATAttaagattttgtttttcctgtctCCTACGGGTTTAAGTGCTTCGGCAACGTTTGGTGTAATGCTATATAGTTATCGACGAAGcaaatttattacaatcgTTCAATTGCAACCGATCTCAATCGCTTTCAAGCAGTAATATACGCTGTTTAGGCTAAGGGTCTGATAGGCTATCATGCAAGAGGATGGCTTCGAATATACTTGTTTGTTAGAATTTTTCTTCATGCTCTGCGCAATCGTTCCGTTGAGCATACACTCTTAGAGCACGCTTTTCTGTCTCATTAGCAACGAGGGAAGGTAAATGAAgggtaaaaaagaaaatgtatcaAATCGTTCATCCAACCGTCCGCCGCAAAGTTTAAAACGAGATCTCACGTTGATGGCGCACGACGGCGCTCCAGTACGTACAGCTGCGAGTGTTCAGCGGAACACAGATCCTTCTCACGAAGGGTGTTGTGACAAACCGGGATGCGGGGATAAGTCGGTTAGATGTCTTTCTTGGCGGCCGGTTTCGTACCGGACGCTGCGCTATCATCTTGAGCGGAGGAGGACGAGGTCGGCTTTGCAGGCGCCGCCTGGGAGGACGAAGAAGACGATTTAGGCAGTACGGCTCGCAGGAATGGTGCCAGGAAAATGTTTCCACCGATGAACAGAATGAAGCCAGAGAAACGAGCCACCGTGTAGATGTGCCACCACTTGTGGAAGCTCAAAAATACGAACGGAACGAGACACCAGCCCGCCCAAACGATGGTGTAGTACTTCAGCCCGACGAAAACGAGCGCCCGCAGCAACGGTTGTTGTTGAAGGAGTTGTTGgagcttttcgtttttcgtgaaAATCGGTTCCACCTGAAATAGGGAGGGATGCCACAATGGAAAACCCGTTGAACAGTTAACTCTTTCACGCCCACCCAACGTACCTCCTTCTCCATGCGGATGACCATAAACTCCAGCAGGAATGTAATGTAGTAGCCACTGTGGAAGCCATGCCAGATCGCCAAAAAGAACAGGGCACCGAGATGCGAAAGCATGCGGTTGTTGAGGAAGCGCAATCGTTTGTACACGTTGTTGGCGACCCACGTGTTCGTTTGAACGTTGAACGATTCGACGTAGTGACCGTATTTGCTCGTATTCTCGAACACACCCACCTTGATGTTGCTGCAACCGGATAATTCGTCCGAGCAGTACTCTCGATCACCCGGTTTTGCGTCGATGTAGGTCAAACCTGGGAGGGCAAACACACAGAAcgtgttattgttttgttttccccgggGGCGTGAATGATCCCACAACCTACCATAAATCACGGCGGCACCCTCCGCGAGCAGCCAGATCGAAATATACTTGTACAGCGTGATCCGTCCCCAGCACCCCAGGTAGATGTGCTTCATAAACAGCGACTCCTGCTCGTATTCCGCCGACATGAGGTACGCGTCCGACACGTACTGCGTGCCGACCTGGTTGACCACGAGATAGAACACGCCCTGCAGGAATTTCTTTGTCGCGTAGGCAGGTGCACCCTGCGTGTACGGTTCGTAGGCTCCAGCGATAAATCGCTGGTAGCGCAGGAAGCTAAACTGCGGCCCAACGAGCACCGTGGCCGGGAAGTAGGTGAAGGCTACCAGCTCAAGCAGGGACGGGGCCGGGATGCATTTGGCGTCGGGTTTGCCATCTCGTTCCTTCTTCCGGCTGTCGGAGAGATCGAACGCTAGCCCGATCAACCGCAGGACGAGCACGCAATGTGGCATGGTCCACTTAATGTCGTACGTGTCGCTGGTCGTGTAGTAGTATCCTGCAAAAGTGCGCAAGGGAATGCTTTAGCGACATTATGCGCTGGTATTTCGAATGCGTGACATTTTGGGGCACAAATGGCGCTTACCGATCAACAAATATCCCATGTGGTAGGTGAAGCACACCGGCACCAGCAGTTTGTTCGTGCCGAGGACGGCATTACACACGAAGGTAACCGCGACCGCCAGCAGGCTGTGGTAGATGTCGGTGCCATAGTTGAACGCCACGATCGATAGACCGGTGAAGGCAATGTACAGGTTCCGCTGGGTCGATCCTTGCTTCAGCTGTCGGTAGAGCAATCCGATTGGGTAGGCTGAGCCCCGGGGAGGTGGACGACGacgttattgttgttttgttatgttgtgattgtttgttttcgttgccgCGTCACGTTGATACCGGGAATGCACATCGAGCCGGAGGCGGTAAAAgagcatgaaaaagaaaagcacgcacacacacacacatcagcACATGGCATTTTAGCGGAGGCGCGTTAAATATAAAACGGCTAAAAATATATGCCCGTCGGCAGCGTGGCAGCCCATCAATCGATACCGGCAGCGCGTAGTGGATTTGAGGAAAATGCGAAATGAAGTGATTCCGAGACCGAACTCCGCGGCGTTTTGCATGCATTACGGTGGCCAACCGCAAACCCCTGCACTAAGTTATATCACCCACGCCTGCACCTATCTAATGCGTTCGCCACGAGCTAATAAGTCGACGTAATA
This window harbors:
- the LOC128732296 gene encoding lysophospholipid acyltransferase 5, with translation MINPVEVLASASGASAPAIRLILSVLLAYPIGLLYRQLKQGSTQRNLYIAFTGLSIVAFNYGTDIYHSLLAVAVTFVCNAVLGTNKLLVPVCFTYHMGYLLIGYYYTTSDTYDIKWTMPHCVLVLRLIGLAFDLSDSRKKERDGKPDAKCIPAPSLLELVAFTYFPATVLVGPQFSFLRYQRFIAGAYEPYTQGAPAYATKKFLQGVFYLVVNQVGTQYVSDAYLMSAEYEQESLFMKHIYLGCWGRITLYKYISIWLLAEGAAVIYGLTYIDAKPGDREYCSDELSGCSNIKVGVFENTSKYGHYVESFNVQTNTWVANNVYKRLRFLNNRMLSHLGALFFLAIWHGFHSGYYITFLLEFMVIRMEKEVEPIFTKNEKLQQLLQQQPLLRALVFVGLKYYTIVWAGWCLVPFVFLSFHKWWHIYTVARFSGFILFIGGNIFLAPFLRAVLPKSSSSSSQAAPAKPTSSSSAQDDSAASGTKPAAKKDI